A single genomic interval of Nonomuraea rubra harbors:
- a CDS encoding alpha/beta fold hydrolase, with protein MTALRTVTVDGSPVHVLESGTGPAVLMLHGSGPGTTGSGAWATTAQALGASWHLVAPDQAGFGRTPIPAGSRGGLRLWTEQAAGLMDALGAEHYAVVGHSMGGAVALALAASRPQQVTRVVAVSTMGAPGAPLSAELDAIWAAPAGPLGARDMLSRLVLDQALVTEPAVAARAAAMRAGAAAFASLFPPPRARWADDLALSAQTLAGIRAPVLLVHGAEDRVTPLGTAALPLLEHLADVRLHVLGRCGHVPAIEHPHDFRRLLSCFLARERGH; from the coding sequence GTGACGGCGCTTCGGACCGTCACAGTCGACGGGTCCCCCGTCCACGTCCTGGAGAGCGGCACCGGGCCCGCGGTGCTGATGCTGCACGGCTCCGGACCCGGTACGACCGGATCCGGAGCCTGGGCGACGACGGCGCAGGCGCTGGGCGCGTCCTGGCATCTGGTGGCTCCTGACCAGGCGGGGTTCGGCCGTACACCGATCCCGGCGGGCTCCAGGGGTGGGCTCCGGCTGTGGACGGAGCAGGCCGCGGGCCTGATGGATGCTCTCGGTGCCGAGCACTACGCCGTGGTGGGCCACTCCATGGGTGGTGCCGTGGCGCTGGCGTTGGCGGCCTCGCGTCCCCAGCAGGTCACCCGCGTCGTGGCGGTCTCGACGATGGGCGCCCCCGGCGCGCCGCTGTCCGCCGAGCTCGACGCGATCTGGGCCGCTCCCGCCGGCCCGCTCGGGGCACGGGACATGTTGAGTCGCCTCGTCCTCGACCAGGCGCTCGTGACCGAGCCGGCCGTCGCCGCCCGCGCGGCCGCGATGCGAGCGGGGGCGGCCGCGTTCGCGTCGTTGTTCCCGCCACCTCGGGCACGCTGGGCCGACGACCTCGCCCTCTCGGCGCAGACGCTGGCAGGGATCCGCGCGCCCGTGCTGCTCGTCCACGGCGCCGAGGACCGGGTCACCCCGCTCGGGACGGCAGCCCTGCCCCTGCTCGAACACCTGGCCGATGTCCGTCTGCACGTGCTCGGCCGATGCGGGCACGTGCCGGCG
- a CDS encoding DJ-1/PfpI family protein: protein MPRALLLTGDAAEELDTMYPYYRVQEGGWDVDVSSRTMRDVQLVIHEFDPNSDAYVEKNGRKLPVDVPWAEVEVERYDALIIPGGRAPEWIRVDADVRRITEHFFARNLPIALVCHGAQVPAVYGLLKGRKTACFPPITGDMENAGATVIDAPDVVDGNLVSCRGWPDMPQFGRAMMEVFSKSISSASA from the coding sequence GTGCCCAGAGCGCTGCTCCTGACCGGCGACGCCGCCGAGGAGCTCGACACCATGTATCCCTACTATCGCGTGCAGGAGGGCGGCTGGGACGTTGACGTCTCGTCGCGGACGATGCGTGACGTTCAGCTGGTCATCCACGAGTTCGACCCCAACTCCGACGCCTATGTGGAGAAGAACGGCCGGAAGCTGCCGGTCGACGTGCCCTGGGCCGAGGTCGAGGTCGAGCGCTACGACGCCCTCATCATCCCTGGGGGACGTGCCCCCGAGTGGATCCGGGTCGACGCCGACGTCAGGCGCATCACCGAGCACTTCTTCGCGCGCAATCTCCCGATCGCGCTGGTGTGCCACGGTGCGCAGGTGCCGGCTGTGTACGGGCTGCTGAAGGGGCGAAAGACGGCGTGCTTCCCGCCCATCACCGGTGACATGGAGAACGCGGGCGCGACGGTCATCGACGCTCCCGACGTCGTGGACGGCAACCTCGTCTCCTGCCGGGGGTGGCCTGACATGCCGCAATTCGGCAGGGCGATGATGGAGGTCTTCTCGAAGTCCATCAGCTCCGCATCGGCATGA
- a CDS encoding GntR family transcriptional regulator has translation MDDEAMIAQRRGAMTGGTPPGRSRGRLADEVYDTLLGQMMSLRIEPGSRVTIDVLARELGVSQTPIRDALNRMEAEGLVVRVPHAGYRIPPQITRHRFEDMLEVRLLLEPAAARRSAERATLEQVAGLRRMLEEMAELEGGDGLMAYGAFGLRDAAFHDLIALSAENQVIREALARLHTHVHLFRLLHDTQVTHLAMAEHEEVLAAIAARDPDAAAYAMRRHILLSGERFRRLFDEVKDADGMEA, from the coding sequence ATGGACGACGAAGCGATGATCGCGCAGCGCCGTGGGGCCATGACAGGCGGAACGCCGCCGGGAAGATCTCGCGGCCGGCTTGCCGACGAGGTGTACGACACGCTGCTCGGACAGATGATGTCGCTACGGATCGAGCCTGGCTCCCGCGTCACGATCGACGTCCTGGCGCGAGAGCTGGGGGTCTCGCAGACGCCGATCCGGGACGCTCTCAACCGTATGGAGGCCGAGGGCCTGGTCGTGCGTGTGCCCCATGCCGGCTATCGCATTCCCCCTCAGATCACCCGTCACCGATTCGAGGACATGCTCGAGGTGCGCCTGCTCCTCGAGCCGGCGGCGGCGCGCAGATCCGCCGAACGCGCAACGTTGGAGCAGGTGGCCGGTCTGCGACGCATGCTGGAGGAGATGGCGGAGCTGGAGGGGGGCGACGGGCTCATGGCCTACGGCGCCTTCGGGCTGCGCGACGCCGCCTTTCACGATCTCATCGCCCTGAGCGCGGAGAACCAGGTCATCCGCGAAGCGCTCGCCCGCCTGCACACGCACGTGCACCTGTTCCGGCTTCTCCATGACACCCAGGTCACTCACCTGGCCATGGCCGAGCACGAGGAAGTCCTGGCCGCGATCGCCGCGCGTGACCCCGACGCCGCCGCCTACGCCATGCGCCGGCACATCCTGCTGTCCGGCGAGCGGTTCCGGCGATTGTTCGACGAGGTCAAGGACGCGGACGGGATGGAGGCTTGA
- a CDS encoding extracellular solute-binding protein has translation MLVATTVAACGGQDGSAPKAPATIPELTKDPLTLSFIWFDWPPAHALEAFANAEYTKERSNVTIKVKTVPNANWHDAMFTQFAARKTDFDIPILDSQHIGEAVTNGNILDITDFVKKNIDVKAYNPYLLAAYGQFPQAETGKRDENASLYGLPLLGDTWTMIYRKDLIGDKPPQTWDEMISVAEKCQADHPAVSGLAFHQANGSDAAAVTYNTVNGVYGGNLWDPKTRKIDGVLNDTAGQEAMDVLVNKMKPLTAKGSGNWFIDEVNAAVAQGKACIAFNWIAASGGLLDPKQSTLGTTREQILDKLGFATLPSQKTNLVPLGGMGMHVSAYSPTANQAEALNFMKWFEQADIQKKWAAAGGVPSRTDALESPEFLNAQPFNQVYTDSVPRMRDMWNVPEYARLVDIENTNVNAALNGAKTPKDALDDIAKEQQGVLNASSRKGGGGL, from the coding sequence ATGTTAGTGGCCACGACCGTGGCGGCTTGCGGCGGCCAGGACGGCAGCGCCCCCAAGGCACCGGCGACCATCCCGGAGCTCACCAAGGATCCGCTGACCCTCAGCTTCATCTGGTTCGACTGGCCCCCCGCCCACGCGCTGGAAGCCTTCGCGAACGCCGAGTACACCAAGGAGCGGTCGAACGTGACCATCAAGGTCAAGACCGTGCCGAACGCGAACTGGCACGACGCGATGTTCACCCAGTTCGCCGCGCGCAAGACCGACTTCGACATCCCGATCCTGGACTCGCAACACATCGGTGAGGCCGTGACGAACGGCAACATCCTCGACATCACCGACTTCGTCAAGAAGAACATCGACGTCAAGGCCTACAACCCGTACCTCCTGGCGGCCTACGGCCAGTTCCCCCAGGCGGAGACCGGGAAGCGCGACGAGAATGCCAGCCTGTACGGACTGCCGCTGCTCGGCGACACCTGGACGATGATCTACCGCAAGGACCTGATCGGCGACAAGCCACCGCAGACCTGGGACGAGATGATCTCAGTCGCCGAGAAGTGCCAGGCGGACCACCCTGCCGTCAGCGGGCTGGCCTTCCACCAGGCCAACGGCTCCGACGCCGCGGCCGTGACCTACAACACGGTCAACGGCGTCTACGGCGGCAACCTCTGGGACCCCAAGACGCGCAAGATCGACGGCGTCCTCAACGACACTGCAGGCCAGGAGGCGATGGACGTCCTGGTCAACAAGATGAAGCCGCTGACCGCCAAGGGCTCCGGCAACTGGTTCATCGACGAGGTGAACGCGGCGGTGGCCCAGGGCAAGGCCTGCATCGCGTTCAACTGGATCGCCGCGAGCGGCGGCCTGCTCGACCCGAAGCAGTCGACGCTCGGCACCACGCGGGAGCAGATTCTCGACAAGCTGGGCTTTGCCACCCTGCCGAGCCAGAAGACGAACCTGGTGCCTCTCGGCGGCATGGGGATGCACGTGTCGGCCTACTCCCCCACGGCGAACCAGGCCGAGGCCCTGAACTTCATGAAGTGGTTCGAGCAGGCCGACATCCAGAAGAAGTGGGCCGCGGCCGGTGGCGTGCCGTCACGTACGGACGCCCTGGAGTCGCCCGAGTTCCTCAATGCCCAGCCGTTCAACCAGGTGTACACCGACTCGGTTCCGCGGATGCGGGACATGTGGAACGTGCCCGAGTACGCGCGCCTCGTCGACATCGAGAACACCAACGTGAACGCGGCTCTCAACGGCGCGAAGACGCCGAAGGACGCGCTCGACGACATCGCCAAGGAGCAGCAGGGCGTGCTCAACGCCAGCAGCCGCAAGGGCGGCGGCGGACTGTGA
- a CDS encoding carbohydrate ABC transporter permease, with product MSDSAPLTTGHPGQVASATPPAPARSRRLSDRGLAVAFTSPALLLLLTMSVFPLLWALYLSFTDYSATRGGPAQFLWFENYTAILTSPQVHQRALTTLIYVFGAVALQTVLGFAIAYLISRRTHGRGLLTTLFLVPMMLSPVVVGLFWRFMLDAQFGVINSMLGSLGLGQVEWLTRQRTALISLILVDTWQWTPFIMLIALAGLTAVPKYLYEAASIDRASEWFQFRTITLPLVWPLLLIAVLFRAIEAFRLFDLVYILTSGGPGVSTETLSFHVYKVAFLGFNTGTASAYGILMILVVIVLTQLYLRYLNKLKED from the coding sequence GTGAGTGACTCCGCCCCTCTGACGACCGGCCACCCCGGGCAGGTGGCGTCCGCGACGCCGCCTGCGCCGGCTCGGTCCCGCCGCCTGAGCGACCGCGGGCTCGCCGTGGCCTTCACCTCCCCGGCGCTGCTGCTGTTGCTCACCATGTCGGTGTTCCCGTTGCTGTGGGCGTTGTACCTGTCCTTCACCGACTACTCGGCCACTCGCGGGGGGCCCGCCCAGTTCCTCTGGTTCGAGAACTACACCGCCATCCTGACGTCGCCGCAGGTCCACCAGAGGGCCCTGACGACGTTGATCTACGTGTTCGGCGCGGTCGCCCTGCAGACCGTGCTCGGTTTCGCCATCGCCTACCTGATCTCACGGCGCACGCACGGGCGAGGACTGCTGACCACTCTGTTCCTGGTTCCGATGATGCTGTCGCCGGTCGTGGTCGGGCTGTTCTGGCGATTCATGCTCGACGCGCAGTTCGGCGTGATCAACAGCATGCTCGGCTCGCTCGGCCTGGGGCAGGTGGAGTGGCTCACCCGGCAGCGAACGGCACTGATTTCCCTGATCCTGGTCGACACCTGGCAATGGACGCCGTTCATCATGCTCATCGCACTCGCGGGCCTTACCGCGGTTCCCAAGTACCTGTACGAGGCCGCCTCGATCGATCGGGCGTCCGAGTGGTTCCAGTTCCGCACCATCACCCTTCCGCTGGTGTGGCCGCTGCTCCTCATCGCCGTGTTGTTCAGGGCCATCGAGGCCTTCCGGCTGTTCGACCTCGTCTACATCCTCACCAGCGGAGGTCCGGGGGTCTCCACCGAGACGTTGTCGTTCCACGTCTACAAGGTCGCGTTCCTGGGCTTCAACACCGGAACCGCCTCGGCGTACGGGATCCTCATGATCCTCGTCGTCATCGTCCTGACGCAGCTCTACCTGCGCTACTTGAACAAGCTCAAGGAGGACTGA
- a CDS encoding carbohydrate ABC transporter permease → MALSVDEAVSTGPARDHTPPARRFGGRGRSVLEVALLAVLAVVMLFPVLWMIETSIKENRDVYAIPAKFFDFKVTMDHFRDVFVASGGGRSTLSVSFLNSVVVAGVSTALATVLGVPAAWAYSRFAVKAKKDQLFFILSTRFMPPVVVVIPIFLMYRQVGLIDTKLGLILIYAAFNVPFTIWMMKGFVDEVPAEYEDAAMLDGYTRLQAFWRFTLPLLLPGIAATAVFALIFSWNEFVFAIFLTSSDDVRTAPPAIAGLIGGTTVDWGLVAAASVVFALPVLVFAYLVRKHLVAGVTLGAVRR, encoded by the coding sequence ATGGCCCTGTCCGTCGACGAGGCCGTGTCCACAGGTCCTGCCCGGGATCACACGCCTCCCGCGCGCCGCTTCGGCGGCCGGGGCCGCTCCGTGCTGGAGGTCGCGCTGCTGGCCGTGCTGGCCGTCGTGATGCTCTTTCCGGTGCTGTGGATGATCGAGACGTCCATCAAGGAGAACCGGGACGTCTACGCCATCCCGGCCAAGTTCTTCGACTTCAAGGTCACCATGGACCATTTCAGGGACGTGTTCGTCGCCTCCGGCGGCGGTCGTTCGACCTTGTCCGTCTCGTTCCTCAACTCCGTCGTGGTCGCCGGGGTCTCCACGGCGCTGGCCACCGTGCTGGGGGTCCCGGCGGCCTGGGCCTACTCGCGCTTCGCCGTGAAGGCGAAGAAGGACCAGCTGTTCTTCATCCTGTCCACCCGCTTCATGCCGCCCGTGGTGGTCGTGATCCCGATCTTCCTCATGTACCGCCAGGTCGGACTCATCGACACCAAGCTCGGCCTGATCCTCATCTACGCCGCGTTCAACGTCCCGTTCACGATCTGGATGATGAAGGGGTTCGTCGACGAGGTGCCCGCAGAGTACGAGGACGCCGCCATGCTCGACGGCTACACCCGCTTGCAGGCGTTCTGGCGGTTCACCCTTCCCCTGCTCCTGCCCGGCATCGCCGCGACGGCGGTCTTCGCACTCATCTTCTCGTGGAACGAGTTCGTGTTCGCCATTTTCCTCACCTCCAGCGACGACGTGCGCACGGCCCCACCTGCCATCGCCGGCCTCATCGGCGGAACCACTGTGGACTGGGGTCTCGTGGCCGCCGCCTCCGTGGTGTTCGCCCTGCCGGTGCTCGTCTTCGCCTACCTGGTGCGCAAGCACCTCGTCGCCGGTGTGACGCTCGGGGCGGTGCGACGCTGA
- a CDS encoding ABC transporter ATP-binding protein has protein sequence MAGIEVTALHKRYPDGTVAVDQVDLSIGDGELFVMLGPSGCGKTTTLRAIAGLERQTTGDIRIGDTLVNDLPPAERDIAMVFQFYALYPHLRTRDNLAFPLRAEGLPKAEVRERVEEAARLMRLGPLLDRRPRRLSGGEQQRVALARALVRRPRAFLMDEPLTNLDAELRADMRTEIKHLQGEVGTTMVYVTHDQVEAMSLGHRIAILNKGRVEQIGTPLEVYDRPASLFCAAFIGSPPMNLIEVEVADGKLRGQGGLALTPPPGLPRDRRLVAGVRPEALEVTEPEAEGSVPARVVSAEWLGDEIIYVVDHGGRRDVRVRMPPTVRFAADAPVGLRHTGGTPAVYDVSTEELVA, from the coding sequence ATGGCGGGCATCGAGGTGACCGCCCTGCACAAGCGCTACCCGGACGGGACGGTCGCAGTGGATCAGGTGGACCTGTCCATCGGCGACGGCGAGCTGTTCGTGATGCTCGGCCCTTCGGGTTGCGGCAAGACGACCACGCTGCGGGCCATTGCCGGCCTGGAGAGGCAGACGACGGGCGACATCCGCATCGGCGACACGCTGGTCAACGACCTGCCGCCCGCCGAGCGCGACATCGCCATGGTGTTCCAGTTCTACGCTCTCTACCCGCATCTGAGAACGCGCGACAACCTGGCGTTCCCCCTGCGGGCCGAGGGACTGCCCAAGGCGGAGGTGCGCGAGCGGGTCGAGGAGGCCGCGCGGCTGATGCGGCTCGGCCCGCTCCTGGACCGGCGACCGCGCCGGCTGTCCGGCGGGGAGCAGCAGCGCGTCGCGCTCGCTCGCGCCCTGGTGCGACGACCGCGCGCCTTCCTCATGGACGAACCTCTCACCAATCTGGACGCGGAGCTGAGGGCGGACATGCGCACGGAGATCAAACACCTGCAGGGGGAAGTGGGGACGACGATGGTCTACGTCACCCACGACCAGGTCGAGGCGATGTCGCTCGGTCACAGGATCGCCATCCTCAACAAGGGCCGCGTCGAGCAGATCGGCACGCCGCTGGAGGTCTACGACCGTCCGGCGAGTCTTTTCTGCGCCGCGTTCATCGGCTCCCCGCCGATGAACCTGATCGAGGTGGAGGTGGCCGACGGGAAGCTGCGCGGTCAGGGCGGACTGGCCCTCACGCCACCGCCTGGCCTGCCGCGCGACCGCCGCCTGGTCGCAGGCGTCCGGCCGGAGGCGCTGGAAGTCACAGAACCAGAGGCGGAAGGTTCGGTCCCGGCCCGCGTGGTCTCGGCGGAGTGGCTGGGCGACGAGATCATCTACGTGGTCGACCACGGCGGCCGGCGCGACGTACGGGTCCGGATGCCACCGACTGTCCGTTTCGCCGCTGACGCACCGGTCGGGCTGCGGCACACCGGCGGGACCCCGGCGGTCTACGACGTGAGCACGGAAGAACTGGTGGCCTGA
- a CDS encoding ABC transporter ATP-binding protein, which translates to MGTVAVHGLRKSFGKVQALDGVTLDVPDGSFFVVLGPSGAGKTTTLRAIAGLEKLDAGSVHLDGRDATGDAPAARDLAMVFQNYALYPRHTAYENIASPLRARRCASSEIAAAVEQMARLLHIERLLQRRPAQLSGGEMQRVALARALVRRPRAFLMDEPLTNLDLKLRVEMRTELTRIHRSLGATFVYVTNDQVEALSMADQVAVLKEGKVQQVGTPAEVYERPANQWVAGFVGSPPISLLACHAEGDRLVGAEGWTLPRPRWTTAEDGRPLLLGLRAEDLSVERRGDASLPGELYGLEPLGDRTVVDVRVGTQILKVKARTTVTGTPGERLQVTVDLDRAHLFDAGTGLALSETAR; encoded by the coding sequence ATGGGAACCGTGGCAGTGCACGGGCTGCGCAAGTCCTTCGGCAAAGTCCAGGCCCTGGACGGGGTGACGCTGGACGTACCGGACGGATCGTTCTTCGTCGTGCTCGGACCCTCCGGGGCAGGCAAGACGACGACCCTGCGAGCGATCGCCGGCCTTGAGAAGCTTGACGCCGGGTCGGTGCATCTGGACGGGAGGGACGCGACCGGTGACGCCCCGGCCGCACGCGACCTGGCCATGGTCTTCCAGAACTACGCCCTCTACCCGCGACACACGGCGTACGAGAACATCGCTTCGCCGCTGCGGGCACGCCGCTGCGCTTCGAGCGAGATCGCCGCTGCCGTCGAGCAGATGGCGCGCCTGCTGCACATCGAACGTCTGCTGCAGCGCCGTCCGGCGCAGTTGTCGGGCGGTGAGATGCAGCGTGTCGCCCTGGCCCGGGCGCTGGTCCGTCGCCCACGCGCGTTCCTCATGGACGAGCCGCTGACGAACCTCGACCTCAAGCTCCGCGTCGAGATGCGCACCGAGCTCACCCGCATCCACCGGAGCCTCGGAGCAACCTTCGTCTACGTGACCAATGACCAGGTCGAGGCCCTGTCCATGGCCGACCAGGTCGCGGTGCTCAAGGAGGGGAAGGTGCAACAGGTCGGAACGCCGGCCGAGGTGTACGAGCGTCCGGCCAACCAGTGGGTCGCGGGATTCGTCGGGAGCCCGCCGATCAGCCTGCTCGCCTGCCACGCCGAGGGAGATCGCCTGGTCGGGGCGGAAGGCTGGACGCTGCCGCGGCCCCGCTGGACCACGGCTGAGGACGGCCGTCCGCTGCTGCTGGGCCTGCGCGCGGAGGACCTGTCGGTCGAGCGGCGTGGGGATGCGTCGTTGCCGGGTGAGCTCTACGGCCTTGAGCCGCTCGGTGACCGAACGGTGGTCGACGTCCGGGTGGGGACGCAGATCCTCAAGGTCAAGGCACGAACCACCGTTACCGGCACGCCGGGCGAGCGACTGCAGGTCACGGTCGACCTGGACCGCGCGCACCTGTTCGATGCGGGCACCGGGCTGGCGCTGTCCGAGACCGCGAGATGA
- a CDS encoding NAD-dependent succinate-semialdehyde dehydrogenase, with the protein MSEPMNVLAPEHRRLRIGDAWRDAAGGATFAVEDPATGKTIAEVADADVVDGLAALDAASKAMAEWAATPPRKRSELLTATYRALTGRSEEVARLITLEMGKPLAEARGEVAYGAEFFRWFAEEAVRVEGRYNTAPAGGYRILTVPRPVGPCVFVTPWNFPLAMGARKIAPALAAGCTTITKPAAQTPLTMLFLARIMEEAGVPPGVVNVVTTTRAGEVVSALLADRRTRKLSFTGSTEVGRVLLRQAADNVLRTSMELGGNAALIVCADADLDVALDGAMVAKMRNIGESCIAANRIYVEEPVREEFTARFAKRMGALSVGHGLDDGVDVGALIDEAAVTKLDELVADAVDRGARVLVGGERPDGPGHFYPPTVLVDVPEDARMLEEEIFGPVAPIISFTSDDEVMAKANDTEHGLAGYVFTRDLQRALRFAEGLETGMLGINRGLISDPSAPFGGVKQSGIGKEGSHEGILEYLDVTYAAIDLP; encoded by the coding sequence ATGAGCGAACCGATGAACGTCCTGGCCCCCGAGCACCGGCGGCTCCGGATCGGCGATGCCTGGCGCGACGCCGCCGGCGGAGCCACCTTCGCCGTCGAGGACCCGGCCACCGGCAAGACCATCGCCGAGGTGGCGGACGCCGACGTCGTTGACGGGCTCGCCGCTCTGGACGCGGCGAGCAAGGCCATGGCGGAGTGGGCGGCGACCCCGCCGCGGAAACGGTCCGAGCTGTTGACCGCGACGTACCGGGCACTGACCGGGCGATCCGAGGAGGTCGCCCGGCTGATAACGCTCGAGATGGGCAAGCCGCTCGCGGAGGCCCGGGGAGAGGTGGCCTACGGCGCCGAGTTCTTCCGCTGGTTCGCCGAGGAGGCGGTGCGCGTCGAGGGGCGCTACAACACCGCTCCCGCTGGTGGATACCGCATCCTCACCGTGCCGAGGCCGGTCGGGCCGTGCGTCTTCGTGACGCCCTGGAACTTCCCGCTGGCCATGGGTGCCCGAAAGATCGCTCCCGCGCTGGCGGCGGGCTGCACGACGATCACCAAGCCGGCAGCCCAGACGCCACTCACCATGCTGTTCCTGGCCCGCATCATGGAGGAGGCCGGCGTTCCCCCGGGCGTCGTCAACGTCGTGACGACCACGCGTGCCGGCGAGGTGGTCTCAGCGCTGCTGGCCGACCGTCGGACCCGCAAGCTTTCGTTCACCGGGTCGACCGAGGTCGGGCGCGTGCTGCTCCGGCAGGCGGCGGACAACGTGCTGCGCACCTCCATGGAACTGGGCGGCAACGCGGCCCTGATCGTGTGTGCCGACGCGGACCTGGACGTCGCGCTCGACGGTGCCATGGTGGCCAAGATGCGCAACATCGGGGAGTCCTGCATCGCGGCCAACCGGATCTACGTCGAGGAGCCGGTGCGCGAGGAGTTCACGGCGCGCTTCGCCAAGCGGATGGGCGCGCTCTCGGTGGGCCATGGTCTCGACGACGGCGTGGACGTCGGGGCGTTGATCGACGAGGCCGCGGTCACCAAGCTCGACGAGCTCGTCGCCGACGCGGTCGATCGCGGAGCCCGGGTCCTGGTGGGCGGCGAGCGTCCGGATGGGCCGGGCCACTTCTACCCGCCCACGGTCCTCGTCGACGTGCCCGAAGACGCGCGGATGCTGGAGGAGGAGATCTTCGGCCCGGTGGCCCCGATCATCTCGTTCACGTCCGACGACGAGGTGATGGCGAAGGCCAACGACACCGAGCACGGCCTGGCCGGATACGTCTTCACCCGCGACCTCCAGCGGGCGCTCCGGTTCGCCGAGGGGCTGGAGACGGGGATGCTCGGCATCAACCGTGGCCTGATCTCGGACCCGTCAGCTCCGTTCGGAGGCGTGAAGCAGTCCGGGATCGGCAAGGAGGGGTCGCACGAGGGCATCCTTGAGTACCTCGACGTCACCTACGCGGCGATCGACCTACCGTGA
- a CDS encoding iron-containing alcohol dehydrogenase: MLETVRGPRQLIVGEGVAQNIPRVVAECGSRVLIVTDRVLLGQPGVAGIVAAVREKVEAVGVFADATPDVPLTDVALAVSVAAEVGADVILAIGGGTVIDLAKIVGVIRCHGGTPRDFYGESKVPGPTMPLVAVPTTSGTGSELTPVSVLTDPDRELKVGVSSVHIVPDFAIVDPELTYSCPATVTAHSGIDAFCHAVESYTARPRAHGPRDPVEQVFLGRNPITDHYALLAAERIARSLPQVVRDGGDKDARADMSYGSMLAGLAFSHAGNAAPHALQYPIGAATHTPHGLGVGLLLPYALDAARDAIGDRLAVLAAACGLDVTGASDAEAADAFLTWLDGLLADIGIPATLADIGVARADLPRFAEMASGVTRLIQNHPGPTDTASLTAILEAAWIGDRTRHVLTQGAEMVTGVARSQAWRTAARPPGRPSEG, translated from the coding sequence ATGCTTGAGACCGTCCGCGGACCACGCCAGCTGATAGTGGGCGAAGGGGTCGCGCAGAACATCCCACGAGTGGTGGCCGAGTGTGGCTCGCGAGTCCTCATCGTGACCGACCGGGTTCTTCTGGGGCAGCCGGGCGTGGCCGGGATCGTGGCCGCCGTGCGGGAGAAGGTCGAAGCCGTCGGGGTGTTCGCCGACGCGACTCCGGACGTGCCACTCACCGATGTCGCCCTGGCCGTCTCGGTCGCCGCAGAGGTGGGCGCCGACGTCATCCTCGCCATCGGGGGTGGCACGGTGATCGACCTCGCCAAGATCGTCGGCGTCATCCGGTGCCACGGTGGGACGCCGCGCGACTTCTACGGGGAGTCGAAGGTGCCGGGGCCGACGATGCCTCTGGTCGCGGTCCCGACGACGTCAGGCACCGGCTCCGAGCTCACGCCCGTCTCGGTGTTGACCGACCCGGACCGCGAGCTGAAGGTGGGGGTCTCCAGCGTGCACATCGTGCCCGACTTCGCCATCGTCGACCCCGAGCTCACCTACTCCTGCCCCGCGACCGTCACTGCCCACTCCGGCATCGACGCGTTCTGTCACGCGGTGGAGAGCTACACCGCGCGACCCAGGGCCCACGGACCGCGCGACCCGGTGGAGCAGGTCTTCCTCGGCCGCAACCCGATCACCGATCACTACGCGCTCCTGGCCGCGGAGCGCATCGCCCGCAGCTTGCCCCAGGTCGTCAGGGACGGAGGCGACAAGGACGCGCGCGCGGACATGTCCTATGGGTCCATGCTGGCCGGGCTCGCATTTTCCCACGCAGGCAACGCGGCTCCGCACGCTCTCCAGTACCCCATCGGCGCAGCCACCCACACACCGCACGGCCTGGGCGTCGGGCTGCTGCTGCCCTACGCGCTGGACGCGGCCAGGGATGCCATCGGCGACCGGTTGGCCGTCCTCGCCGCGGCGTGCGGGCTCGACGTGACCGGCGCCTCGGACGCCGAGGCCGCGGATGCGTTCCTCACCTGGCTCGACGGGCTCCTTGCCGACATCGGCATCCCTGCCACCTTGGCGGACATCGGCGTGGCACGCGCCGACCTCCCGCGCTTCGCGGAGATGGCCAGTGGCGTCACCCGCTTGATCCAGAACCATCCAGGCCCGACCGACACCGCCAGCCTGACCGCGATCCTCGAAGCGGCCTGGATCGGGGACCGGACCCGACACGTCCTGACTCAAGGAGCAGAGATGGTGACGGGAGTCGCCCGTTCCCAGGCCTGGCGCACGGCTGCGCGCCCACCAGGCCGGCCATCGGAGGGGTGA